In the genome of Dyadobacter fermentans DSM 18053, the window CCAATGGCTAATTGTAATTGAAGGAGACCGTGTAAGTACCCCGTTTCTCAGACAGTCATTTGGTGGTGAATTTTCTTTTTCACCAGCGATTCCTTCCATTCAAATGGTGTCAAATTGCCCAGTCCTTCATGTGGTCGTCGCTGGTTATATTCTTCAATCCATTCCGCGGTTAATTGCCTGACCTGATCCAGGTCGAAGAACAAATAAGCGTCTAATACAGCTTCTCTGTACAGTCGATTAAATCGTTCGATATAGCCATTTTGCGTTGGCTTGCCTGGCTGTATAAATTTGGCTTCAATGCCTTTTTCCTCACACCAGATCGTGAAATTTCCGGAAGTGAATTCCGGTCCGTTGTCCGATCTGATCGCCATTGGGAATCCTCTGCTTTCTCCAATACGGTTCAAAGTCCTAATGATCCGCTTCGCGGAAAGTGAAGTATCGATTTCTATGGCCAATGCCTCACGTGAGCAGTCGTCAATGACGTTGAACGTTCGGAATTTGCGGTTGCCGACCATACTGTCGCTCATAAAATCGACACTCCAAACTTCATTCACCTGCGCTGGCTGAGCTAAAGGTTGCCTAACCCGATCGGGTAATCGCCGCTTCCCCTTTCGCCTCTTATTCAGCTTCAAAACTTGATAAATGCGGTGAACTCGCTTATGATTCCATGGCTTACCTGATCTTCGCAGGTAGGCAAACAGCTTTCTAAACCCGTATGAAGGGTGTTTGAATGCCAAGTCCTGCAACGACTCAATTACCTCAGAATCATCCTTCTTACTGCTGTAATAATATTGAGAGCGAACAAGGCTAACGATTTTACAGGCTCTGCTCACAGCGATATCGTGCTCGCGAACAATCTCCTCTGTCAATTCCCTTTTTGCGGCAGAGCCCAGCCCTTTTTTACGAAAATCTCTTTGAGTATTTGGTTATCCAGGCTCAGGTCCGCGAACATCTTTTTGAGCCGGGAATTCTCTTCCTCCAAATCCTTAAGCCTTTTGACGTCGGAAGCTTCCATGCCTCCATACCGACTCTTCCAATTGTAAAAAGTGGCCTCAGAAATGCCATGCTGCCGACAAATCTCCTTGGTTGGGATGCCTGCTTCCTGCTGCTTGAGGATCGAAACGATCTGCGTCTCTTGTGAATCTGGTCTTTTTCATCAGTTTAAAATTAAGGTTTAATCTCTAATTTCAAACTGTCTGTCGTTTCGGGATACTTACAATTCCAGCCATAATCATAGTTTTTTGATGCTGCCGGAGCGGTGATATCGTTGATTTCTTCAAAATGTTCGCCTACATCGATGAGGAAAAGCTTTTTTGAAACAGGATCCAGGCTCATTCGCCACGGATTCCGGAAACCTACTGCCCAAATGCTCCTTCTCTGACGTGAAGCGCCGGGTTGATTGTAATAGGGATTGCCGGGTGCCGGCTCACCATTGTCGAGCAACCAGAGGATTTTTCCCCTGTACGTGTCGAGCTGAGGTGCAAACACGGGACGGTTGCTGTCGCCGATCGCTATATAGAGATAACCGTCTTTGAAAAGCAGGGCACCGCCGTTATGATTTCCATTCAGGATTGAATCGAACTGCATGACCCGGGTGACCGAATTTACTGTATTTGCAGGCGTGATGCCAATCACATCCAGATAATGCCTGCTACGCTGCTGATTCGTGTAAAAAAGATAGCATTTACCATTTGCGGCAAAATCAGGATGCAGAGTAATCCCCAACAGTCCTTGTTCGGCGTCGGTCGTTGTCTGTACCTGGTGAACGGTTGATAGCAAACCATTCTGGAAAACCTTCACGCTACCCGACCGTTCGGCAACGAAAATCCGGCCGTCGGCGGCATGGGCCATGCAAGTAGCCTCGTTGATAACGTCCTGCGTGAGCTTCTTTTGTGTGAAGCCCTGCGGTAATTGTCCAAATGTCAATACTGGGACAAGAAGAAAAGCGAGCAGCCCCATGAGCTGGCCTCGCAAAATCTTTCCCGATAATAGGCGAACTTGTAGAAGTCGAGTTTTAAGCATATCTGTTGTTTTGGTTTTGATCGATTGTTTATTCGTGGCTTTTGAAAACAAACTTGAACAGGTAGGACTGGGCATGCGAAGCGGGCCGAACGACTTGCAACCTCTTACCCAGCAACTGTCGTGAGATGTCGTTGTTTAAATCTTCTTCCTGACTGAAAATCTTCACATGAGTGATTGTACCACTCCTGCCAACGTCAATTTTGACCATTACTACGCCGCTGATATTGGCAGCTTCCAATGTTGTAGGGTAGCGCATCATGGCCGAGAGTTGCCGGGCAATGACGACATCCTCATCTTGAATGGGTGTGTTCTTAGTCCAGCTCTCATTCCTATCGATCCAGTTTTTCTGGTTTGACGCCTGCGCATTTTCTAACAGCTGCTCTGCGGGCTGGCCAGTCGCTTTGCCGATTGTCGCAATTAATAGGACGCAAAAAATTAAAGCATTTATTTTCACGTTTGTGTGCATTTTAAAATGACTAAATGATTTCTAACGCGCCTACATATACGCTCCACTCAAAAGGTTTGACAATGACCATCCATATACACCTGGAGGCCGTTCAAACGACATTCGGGTAGGGCCAGATACATCGCGTTGGCGGCTATCAGTTCCGCCTCGCCCGACTTGCCCGCGCCAAAATGCCGGATCGGGTTGTTGGTGTTGCCACCATCTAGTCCATCAAGAAAGCTGAGAAAATTCAATCGGATATTTCGGTCCGAAAAACGGCCGACTTGCGTCTTGATCAACTGCTTTTCCAAAGCGTAGGCCGCATCATTTAGAGCGAAACACTGATTTTTGTCCAAAGCTGAAACCGGACCGCTTAGAATCAATGCCGAGTTCGGGTTCATGAGAGGGAGGGCGAGCTGAACTATGGAAAACAACTCCCCTACCCCTGACATGACCTTCTCTCGGACTTCTGCCGTAATTTGTCCTGGTACGGCTAGCTCTCCCCTTGTTGGGAATACGCATAGTATATCGATCCCTTCCGGGCAACACCGCCTGAAACGTGCCGCTAGTTGCCCGGCTACCATAGGTCCGCAAGCAAAACCCGTTGCATTCTCACCGATCTGGTCGATCGCGAAGTTCACGTGATTTTGCCTAGAAGCTGTTACGATTACGCGGGCTCCTTCATTGGCAAATAATCGCGCTGTCGCAAGCCCTGGTCCAAACCAGGCATTTACAATGACTGCCGTTTTGCCTTCGAGACTTCTACCCTCCCACCAGCTCTGTGAAATCACCATTCTTTTCCACGGCCGGCCTTATAGTGGGCCGATGAATTAAATGGCGAGCGCAATCCTTTTAAAATCTTCCACTTTCTGGCAAAAATGAGCTGAGGTTTTCTAAGCCTGTACCTCGGCGTGCCCGAAACATGGTCAACTGAGGCATTTTTTGAGGAAGTATCCGCTACAACTATGACATGGTCCGACCGCCTCGCTGCATCCCGCGCCTTATGGGGATGCTTGTAATTGTGTGTTGAAATCGCCTGGTCGGCCTGGGCATGGGCAGCTAATGCTACGGCAACTACCATAGCAAACGAATATTTTATGAATGACATTTTCTAAAACTTTAACCGCAAACAACCCGCTCTTCCAACAAGTCAAGAATGTGACCCGCGCTTTTTTCATTCGCATCCACATCCAAGTGCGTCGAAATCCTGAAGACATTCTTTTTGAAGATGTCATTAGACAGGATTTTGTGGACACTTTCGCGTATCTGATCTGGGGTAGGTGTTTCCGTTTCCAGATTAATCCCACAGCCGAAGTGGCCGATACGTGAGCAAACTTCATTTTTACCCTCATGCACGCCCGCCGCTACCATTGGCAACTGATTATGTATGCTGAGCAAGGTGCCTCCATAGCCACCATTGGTAACATAAACGTCTGCTCTGGGCATCACATCGTCAAACGGAATGAAATCTTCGATGATCAGGTTTTCGAAAGGAAAACGCGCGCGCAATTCCGCTGTCCCATTACCGCCTGTTGTGGCAATTACCAGCGTCTCAGAATTTTTGAAAGCTTCCAGCGTGGGTACAAGTATCTTGTTGATATCGTGCTCAACAGTGCCCTGGGTAACCAGCACAATCCTGCCATATTGTAAAAGTTTCTGATCAAACCAGGGCTGCCGGGATTTACTTTCCGAGTACGGCAGCAATGCGCCGACAAAACGGACATTTTCGCCCAGGTCGCTGCGGTCATACTCAAATGCTTTTGCGCCAATTTGCAGAAACAAGTCGGATTGACGGATCAATGTATCGAATAAAATTGCTTTTTCGTGCGGTACCTGGTACCGGTCCAGAATGGCCGAAAAAGAGTCAATGGCAGTTTTGAAAACAACGTTGGCCAAAGCATCTTTCATACCAAAATACATCGCACGTTGCTCCTCCGTCGCGGCAGGCGGCAATCCTGTTCCATAAGGCGCCAGATCAACAGATTCTTCCGCCAGAGGAATTACGCCAACGGCAACAACGGGGATGCTCATCAGCTTGCTAACTAACGGAATCGCGGAAAAGCAGCTGTCAGCAATGAACACATCGAATGGGAACGATTCGTGTATTTCGAGAATATCCTCATAATACTCAGGTGCCCGGTTTCCGAAAATGTGGATCAAGTCAAAGCTCAGTTTTTCGGCGGGATCTGTTAATTTTTGTCGCTCCGGCAGGATCTCGTTTACATTCACACCGTTGACATCCCATGCTTTTTTGAAGCCATAATGTGGTATCGACAATTTTTCAAGCTTGCATTTGAAAACATCAGAAGCATACCACCTGACATCGCACCCTAATTCCTGTAAATATTTAGCAAGCCCGGTAAGGGGATTAAAATGACCGTCTCCGGGAACGGTACCAAAGAGTATTCTTTTACCTGTTAATTCATTTTTGTATTTCGTCATGATCTCTGATGATAATTGACGCGGTGCGTCGTTTGTCTTGATTTTTGTTGCAAAACTATGTTTACAGCAGACGGGCGCATATCACCACTTTTACTTAAAAAGACCCCTATTCGGGTGATGAATGGCGTTTCCAACCCATCACCCAGGAATTTAGTGATAGACATCACCACATTCGGCGTATCAGTGGTCGGCATCACCAGAATACTTTTGCTACCTCATCATTCAACATTTAAAATGAAAACTTTGAAAGATAAGGTGGCGGTTGTGACCGGGGGAAACCGGGGAATCGGATACAGCACCGCTCAAATTTTGGCCGAGGCAGGTGCGAAAGTGGTTATTACCGGTCGTGACAAAGAATCCGTTAACAATGCTTCCGCAGAGTTGGGGGTCAAAGGCTTTATCGCCGACCAAAGAAAACTTGAAACGCTCGATGAGCTTGCAAAAAGCCTGGAAGATCAGGTTGGCAAAATAGATGTGCTTTTTCTTAACGCTGGGTTAGGGACTTTTCAACCCGTGAGCTCAACGCCCGAGGACGTGTATGATCTGATCATGGACACAAATCTGAAAGGGACATTTTTTACCGTTCAAAAATTGATACCCTTGTTAAATGATGGCGCTTCGGTCATTTTCAATGCGTCCGTGACACCAATATTGGGCATTCCCGGTTCAAGTGTTTACGCGGCAAGCAACGCAGCCATTGTTTCCCTTGCCCGGATTTTATCTAAAGAGCTTTCCGATCGAAAAATAAGAGTAAACACTGTTTCTCCCGGCACGATCAGGGCAGGCGTACACACACCATCAGAAGAAGAACAAAAAAAGAACCTAATGCCCTCTGAAAAGCGCAGCGCTTTTGAAAACGCATTAGAAAGAAGGATGCTGTTAAAGCGGTATGGCACAGCCTGTGAAGTTGGTAATGCAGTCAAATTCCTCGCATCCGACGAATCTAGCTTCGTAAATGGTTCTGTTCTGACCGTTGACGGCGGAGTTACTGTCGATTCGCTCAATTACTAAAAAGTACAGCCACCAGATAATAGTCAATCTGGTGGCTTATTCATAGATTAGTCCGACAATTATTTAGTAAAAGTTCCATCATAAGGCTGATCGTACGCTCCCTTTTCGTCAATTACCAAACACATTCTTAGATATTAATATAGTAAAAGCATTGATTGACATTCGTTGGAAATGCTTTTCGAATGTTTTCTAACTGCATCCACAGTTCCGAAAATTCTTGTTGCAAGTAAACAGTGCTGCGACTTATCCCGACGCAAAATTCCTCTTCACAGGCCGTGGGCGCTAATATCTCCTTTTGACTGAATTCTGGGTATCTATTTAATGTTCTCACAGAATTAAATGCAGAAACGGATGCTCGGTCTCAGTAAGCGACAACTACATACCAAAATGATCTTTTAAATGCCTTTGAAAGCAGTACTAACACAAAACAATTACC includes:
- a CDS encoding PQQ-dependent sugar dehydrogenase, which codes for MFSKATNKQSIKTKTTDMLKTRLLQVRLLSGKILRGQLMGLLAFLLVPVLTFGQLPQGFTQKKLTQDVINEATCMAHAADGRIFVAERSGSVKVFQNGLLSTVHQVQTTTDAEQGLLGITLHPDFAANGKCYLFYTNQQRSRHYLDVIGITPANTVNSVTRVMQFDSILNGNHNGGALLFKDGYLYIAIGDSNRPVFAPQLDTYRGKILWLLDNGEPAPGNPYYNQPGASRQRRSIWAVGFRNPWRMSLDPVSKKLFLIDVGEHFEEINDITAPAASKNYDYGWNCKYPETTDSLKLEIKP
- a CDS encoding energy transducer TonB, which encodes MKINALIFCVLLIATIGKATGQPAEQLLENAQASNQKNWIDRNESWTKNTPIQDEDVVIARQLSAMMRYPTTLEAANISGVVMVKIDVGRSGTITHVKIFSQEEDLNNDISRQLLGKRLQVVRPASHAQSYLFKFVFKSHE
- a CDS encoding glycosyltransferase — its product is MTKYKNELTGKRILFGTVPGDGHFNPLTGLAKYLQELGCDVRWYASDVFKCKLEKLSIPHYGFKKAWDVNGVNVNEILPERQKLTDPAEKLSFDLIHIFGNRAPEYYEDILEIHESFPFDVFIADSCFSAIPLVSKLMSIPVVAVGVIPLAEESVDLAPYGTGLPPAATEEQRAMYFGMKDALANVVFKTAIDSFSAILDRYQVPHEKAILFDTLIRQSDLFLQIGAKAFEYDRSDLGENVRFVGALLPYSESKSRQPWFDQKLLQYGRIVLVTQGTVEHDINKILVPTLEAFKNSETLVIATTGGNGTAELRARFPFENLIIEDFIPFDDVMPRADVYVTNGGYGGTLLSIHNQLPMVAAGVHEGKNEVCSRIGHFGCGINLETETPTPDQIRESVHKILSNDIFKKNVFRISTHLDVDANEKSAGHILDLLEERVVCG
- a CDS encoding SDR family oxidoreductase, with the translated sequence MFTADGRISPLLLKKTPIRVMNGVSNPSPRNLVIDITTFGVSVVGITRILLLPHHSTFKMKTLKDKVAVVTGGNRGIGYSTAQILAEAGAKVVITGRDKESVNNASAELGVKGFIADQRKLETLDELAKSLEDQVGKIDVLFLNAGLGTFQPVSSTPEDVYDLIMDTNLKGTFFTVQKLIPLLNDGASVIFNASVTPILGIPGSSVYAASNAAIVSLARILSKELSDRKIRVNTVSPGTIRAGVHTPSEEEQKKNLMPSEKRSAFENALERRMLLKRYGTACEVGNAVKFLASDESSFVNGSVLTVDGGVTVDSLNY